The Lycium barbarum isolate Lr01 chromosome 9, ASM1917538v2, whole genome shotgun sequence genome has a segment encoding these proteins:
- the LOC132609350 gene encoding serine/threonine-protein kinase RUNKEL, producing the protein MNQYHIYEAIGRGKHSTVYKGRKKKTIEYFAIKSVDKSQKNKVLHEVRILHSLDHSNVLKFYSWYETSAHLWLVLEYCVGGNLMSLLQQDGKLPEDSIHDLACGLVRALLYLHSKGIIYCDLKPSNILLDENGITKLCDFGLARKLSDISKTPSSQLPQIKRGTPCYMAPELFQDGGVHSYASDFWALGCVLFECYAGIPPFVGKEFTQLVRSVISDPTPQLPGTPSRPLVNLINSLLIKDPAERMQWPELAGHAFWKTRFAPVPLPPQPAFDNMIEISSKQCLSERNSEKPIQNKTPQKTREKDSKASLKQDENSNTGSRGYVTPIKGISSGRKAQMKGSGRTTDDKQKDNSKGVNLLRLSRIAKSNLMRENEKENYRRPLPNNSENDAELKVENTDMELDFNENNEDDTQDEPDETDSTQSLESTPTSTNQTEGNVEEMDSDSRNPDTPAGFNTPCSDYSRTSDHEQSSKYEDSPQLKTPVIKENSTNVSDISKPSTNLSDILWHPSDLSVRPVMPSRKSDKGSDTIPSLSFDAPQLSDFVKMSKKQLDTFNSRIISIVSGNTASGEKQNVIRYLELLSNNADAANILTNGPIMLVLVKMLRHSKVSLLRAQLASVIGLLIRHSTFIGDELANSGILGALTDGLRDRQEKVRRFSMAALGELLFYISTQNEQARDNKPMESPSKDSRPSSCWQVTSPTISLVSSVLRNGEDDITQLYALRTIENISSQGGYWSARFTSQDVITNLCYIFRAPGKQESMRLTAGSCLARLVRFSPSNIQRVMEKLSFKDMVSSLVKRNPREQQICLNILNLTLLESHTLPSVGRYLLALVEDKNLVLNLVTLIEQGSEVLKGKTLIFVALLCMNGKRWLPLFFCNAKLLSTVDRLVKEKDDFVKQCLDALGMVVASTVPSLLESISGDIQQLKGGKRRGQMISLTSRNSSKNSMHLFPVVLHLLGCASLKRRVASHQVLQQLANLLKLVESPFQGRDDFQITLLRVLECISEEISLVQECSSIFVSQILPSLSVIYRGNKDGDARFLCLKILFDVMVMLLDETSENEQKPENLKSISNSYFLPLYPSLIEDEDPIPAYAQKLLVMLIEYNHIKIADIVHMKIISQCFEFLRGDFSTANVNNVLLCLALTSAPELETKSLSQLKVVRKIGSLLEFVFAKEMEDFIEPTLRLCRAFLLRSVGSTRGSMFAKEPVLLYDDGARGFDQNECIRDITDFGENVGVLLELTHLNEINVADLASECLILLLKAAPREATTGFLTNLPKVSLILESSWRQNISHLLLQRILIALGYSCRQYLSHAMILSIRLPDISKIEGIVSQVKSSSIPSLADAASRAALELQRLPRCI; encoded by the exons ATGAATCAATATCATATATACGAAGCTATTGGTCGTGGAAAGCATTCG acgGTATATaaaggaagaaagaagaagacgATTGAGTATTTTGCGATAAAGAGTGTGGATAAATCTCAGAAAAATAAGGTTCTTCATGAA GTCAGAATTCTTCATTCTCTGGATCATTCAAATGTGCTGAAGTTCTACTCCTG GTATGAAACATCCGCACACCTGTGGTTGGTTTTAGAATATTGTGTTGGAGGAAATCTTATGAGCTTGCTGCAGCAG GATGGTAAGCTTCCTGAAGATTCAATACATGATCTTGCTTGTGGCCTTGTTAGAGCTCTTCT ATACTTGCATTCAAAGGGAATAATCTACTGTGACTTAAAGCCATCAAACATCCTATTGGATGAAAATGGAATCACAAAG CTGTGTGATTTTGGATTAGCAAGAAAATTGAGTGATATATCAAAGACACCTTCCTCCCAG TTACCACAAATAAAGCGAGGAACCCCCTGTTACATGGCTCCAGAGCTCTTCCAGGATGGAGGGGTCCATTCCTATGCCTCTGATTTCTGGGCTCTGGGTTGTGTGTTGTTTGAATGCTATGCTGGGATACCTCCTTTTGTTGGCAAAGAATTTACCCAGTTAGTGAGATCAGTCATTTCTGATCCAACTCCACAACTTCCTGGCACCCCAAGCCGCCCCTTAGTCAATCTGATTAATTCTCTTCTAATAAAAGATCCTGCTGAAAGAATGCAGTGGCCCGAGCTTGCAGGACATGCTTTCTGGAAAACAAGATTTGCTCCAGTGCCTTTACCTCCTCAACCTGCTTTTGATAATATGATAGAAATTTCTTCTAAACAATGCCTTTCAGAAAGGAACAGTGAAAAGCCAATACAAAACAAGACCCCACAAAAGACTCGTGAAAAAGATTCAAAGGCGTCCCTCAAGCAGGATGAAAATTCAAATACTGGATCCAGAGGTTACGTGACACCAATCAAGGGCATATCCAGTGGCCGGAAAGCTCAAATGAAGGGTTCTGGCAGGACAACTGATGACAAGCAGAAAGACAATTCTAAGGGTGTCAATCTATTACGTCTTTCAAGAATTGCAAAATCAAACTTAATGAGGGAAAATGAGAAGGAGAACTACCGCAGGCCATTGCCTAATAACTCTGAGAATGATGCTGAACTTAAGGTTGAAAATACTGACATGGAACTTGACTTTAATGAGAATAATGAGGATGATACACAAGATGAACCTGATGAAACTGACAGCACTCAGAGTCTTGAGTCAACTCCGACTTCAACTAATCAGACGGAGGGTAATGTGGAAGAGATGGATAGTGACAGCAGAAATCCAGATACACCAGCGGGGTTTAATACACCTTGCTCAGATTATTCAAGGACATCTGACCACGAACAATCTTCTAAATATGAAGATAGCCCTCAGCTAAAGACTCCTGTGATTAAAGAGAATTCCACGAATGTCTCTGATATCTCAAAACCATCTACAAACCTTTCAGATATTCTCTGGCATCCATCTGATCTCTCAGTCAGACCTGTAATGCCTAGCAGAAAATCAGATAAAGGTTCAGATacaattccttcactttcattcGATGCACCTCAACTGTCTGATTTTGTCAAAATGTCAAAGAAGCAATTAGACACTTTTAATAGTAGAATCATCAGTATTGTTAGTGGGAATACTGCCTCAGGGGAGAAGCAAAATGTGATCAGATATCTTGAGCTTTTGAGCAACAATGCTGATGCAGCCAACATCTTGACCAATGGGCCTATTATGTTGGTTCTAGTCAAAATGCTTCGTCACTCCAAGGTTTCGCTGTTGCGTGCTCAACTTGCTTCAGTTATTGGCTTGTTGATTCGTCACTCTACTTTTATTGGGGATGAGCTGGCAAATTCTGGAATTTTAGGTGCACTAACTGATGGTCTCAGAGATAGGCAAGAGAAAGTGAGAAGATTTTCCATGGCTGCTTTGGGAGAATTACTATTTTACATATCTACTCAAAATGAGCAAGCTCGGGATAATAAACCAATGGAATCTCCATCTAAGGACAGTCGACCCTCATCGTGTTGGCAG GTTACAAGTCCAACAATTTCATTGGTTTCATCAGTTCTACGAAATGGAGAGGATGATATTACTCAACTTTATGCTCTGAGGACAATTGAAAACATCTCCAGTCAAGGAGGGTACTGGTCAGCTCGTTTCACCAGCCAAGATGTGATTACTAACCTCTGCTACATATTTAGGGCTCCTGGAAAGCAGGAGAGCATGAGGCTGACAGCAGGGTCTTGCTTGGCTCGTCTTGTTCGTTTTAGCCCTTCTAATATTCAACGAGTCATGGAAAAACTTTCATTCAAGGATATGGTTTCAAGCCTGGTCAAGCGCAATCCACGAGAGCAACAAATCTGCTTAAACATTCTGAACCTGACCCTCCTTGAAAGTCATACACTTCCAAGTGTTGGAAGGTACCTTCTTGCCTTGGTCGAAGACAAGAATCTTGTTCTGAACCTTGTGACTCTAATTGAGCAGGGAAGTGAAGTTTTGAAGGGAAAGACACTCATATTTGTGGCTCTACTTTGTATGAATGGGAAGAGGTGGCTGCCACTATTTTTTTGCAATGCAAAACTGCTCTCGACCGTTGATAGGTTGGTAAAGGAGAAGGACGACTTTGTGAAGCAGTGTTTAGATGCACTTGGAATGGTTGTTGCATCAACTGTACCAAGTTTGCTAGAGTCTATATCCGGGGACATTCAGCAACTCAAGGGTGGTAAACGCCGTGGGCAGATGATTAGCCTCACAAGTCGAAATTCTTCTAAGAATAGTATGCATTTATTTCCTGTTGTTCTCCATCTTCTTGGGTGCGCTTCACTGAAAAGAAGGGTTGCTAGTCATCAGGTTCTGCAACAGTTGGCAAATCTGCTTAAACTGGTGGAGTCTCCTTTCCAG GGTAGAGATGATTTTCAGATAACACTTTTACGGGTTCTTGAGTGTATATCGGAGGAGATTTCACTGGTTCAAGAATGTTCTAGCATTTTCGTTAGTCAGATTCTACCTAGTTTATCTGTTATTTACAGAGGAAATAAAGACGGAGATGCCAGATTCTTGTGTCTGAAGATTTTGTTTGATGTGATGGTCATGTTACTGGATGAGACGTCTGAAAATGAACAGAAACCGGAGAATTTGAAGTCCATATCTAATTCTTACTTCCTCCCTCTCTACCCCTCTTTGATCGAGGATGAGGACCCAATACCTGCATACGCTCAGAAACTTCTCGTGATGCTCATTGAGTATAACCATATAAAAATTGCAGACATTGTCCACATGAAGATAATCTCGCAGTGCTTTGAATTTCTTCGTGGTGATTTCTCAACTGCAAATGTCAACAATGTACTTCTCTGCTTGGCTCTTACATCTGCTCCAGAACTGGAAACCAAATCCCTCTCCCAACTAAAAGTTGTTAGAAAGATTGGAAGCCTTTTGGAATTCGTATTTGCAAAGGAGATGGAAGATTTCATTGAACCTACTCTTCGTCTGTGTAGGGCTTTCCTTTTACGCTCAGTAGGCAGTACGAGAGGCTCTATGTTTGCAAAAGAACCTGTTCTTTTATATGATGATGGAGCTCGTGGCTTTGATCAAAATGAATGCATCAGAGATATAACGGACTTTGGTGAAAATGTTGGGGTCTTATTAGAACTCACCCATTTGAACGAGATTAATGTTGCAGACTTAGCTTCTGAATGCTTAATTTTATTGCTCAAGGCAGCTCCGAGGGAAGCTACCACCGGATTCTTGACAAACCTTCCCAAAGTCAGTCTCATCCTTGAGTCGTCATGGAGACAAAACATCTCTCACTTGCTGTTGCAACGGATTCTGATCGCACTTGGTTATTCTTGTAGACAGTATCTGTCACATGCAATGATATTGTCAATCCGTTTGCCTGACATATCAAAAATCGAAGGGATTGTTTCTCAGGTCAAAAGCTCCAGTATACCATCTCTTGCTGACGCTGCTTCTCGTGCAGCATTGGAGCTTCAGAGACTGCCTCGTTGCATTTGA